The Chitinophagales bacterium genome has a segment encoding these proteins:
- a CDS encoding aldehyde dehydrogenase, translated as MVAGQILDVRQLVAAQKSYFKSGATKSYDFRLNQLKKLRQVLLDNEQAIVKALYDDLHKSSFEAYGTEFSFVLKDLDHTISSLKAWMKRKKVTTPLFHQLGSSWIQSEPYGLVYVMAPWNYPFQLLMAPVIGAMAAGNTIIMKPSQSTNHICAVIEKMVKDNFSAEYMAVVTSHTDSDIVLEENVDYVFFTGGKRTGIDVYTKAAKTLTPVTLELGGKSPCFIDESVNMNWGIKRIIWGKFTNAGQTCVAPDYVLIDKKVKAKFLEEAKKVIKEFYGDNPKDSKDFGRIVKSSNNKNFKKLASLLEGMDIVCGGEIDESENYIAPTILDNVKLTDAIMQDEIFGPILPIVEYNTLDEAIQIVKNGGKPLALYIFSENKMYAEKILSETSSGNASINECLMHVGQFNLPFGGVGDSGIGQYHGKLSFDTFSHAKGVLKKSTLSDLKLRFPPYKESNVNLLKKLIAWLN; from the coding sequence ATGGTTGCAGGACAAATACTTGATGTTAGACAATTAGTAGCCGCACAAAAAAGTTACTTTAAAAGTGGTGCTACAAAATCATATGATTTTAGACTAAATCAGCTTAAAAAATTAAGACAAGTTTTACTAGATAATGAACAAGCTATTGTAAAAGCATTGTATGATGATTTACACAAATCTTCGTTTGAAGCATACGGAACTGAATTTAGTTTTGTATTGAAAGATTTAGATCATACTATTTCGAGTTTGAAAGCTTGGATGAAACGAAAAAAAGTAACTACACCTTTGTTTCATCAATTAGGTAGTAGTTGGATACAAAGTGAACCATATGGTTTGGTTTATGTAATGGCACCTTGGAACTATCCTTTTCAGTTGTTAATGGCTCCAGTAATTGGTGCAATGGCTGCTGGCAATACTATTATTATGAAACCATCGCAATCTACTAATCATATATGTGCTGTAATTGAAAAAATGGTTAAAGACAATTTTAGTGCAGAATATATGGCAGTGGTTACTAGTCATACTGATAGTGATATTGTATTAGAAGAAAATGTAGATTATGTATTTTTTACTGGTGGAAAAAGAACAGGAATAGATGTTTATACCAAAGCTGCAAAAACATTAACGCCAGTTACGCTAGAGCTTGGTGGAAAAAGTCCATGTTTTATAGATGAAAGTGTAAACATGAATTGGGGAATTAAGCGAATTATTTGGGGAAAATTTACTAATGCTGGACAAACTTGTGTTGCACCTGATTATGTATTGATTGACAAAAAAGTAAAAGCTAAATTTTTAGAAGAAGCTAAGAAAGTAATCAAAGAATTTTATGGTGATAATCCGAAAGATAGTAAAGACTTTGGACGCATTGTAAAAAGTAGCAATAATAAAAACTTTAAGAAATTAGCAAGTTTATTAGAAGGAATGGATATTGTTTGTGGTGGTGAAATTGATGAAAGTGAAAACTATATTGCACCAACTATTTTAGACAATGTAAAACTAACAGATGCCATAATGCAAGATGAAATATTTGGTCCGATTTTACCAATAGTAGAATACAACACTTTAGATGAAGCTATACAAATTGTAAAAAATGGAGGAAAGCCATTAGCATTATATATTTTTAGTGAGAATAAAATGTACGCTGAAAAAATTCTTAGCGAAACATCTTCAGGAAATGCATCTATTAATGAATGTTTGATGCATGTTGGTCAGTTTAATTTGCCTTTTGGAGGTGTTGGTGATAGTGGTATTGGACAATATCATGGGAAATTGAGCTTTGATACTTTTTCGCATGCTAAAGGCGTATTGAAAAAATCAACTTTAAGTGATTTGAAATTAAGATTTCCTCCATATAAAGAAAGCAATGTTAATTTATTGAAGAAACTAATTGCTTGGTTAAACTAA
- a CDS encoding 30S ribosomal protein S6, producing the protein MNHYETVFISTPILSNDEYTRTVKKYTDFLKENGGEVLHQEDWGIKQLAYPIQKKTTGFYTLIEFKLDTQLIRKLETEFKRDQNIMRFLTTKFDKHAADYSVKRREKKAGTKKEEV; encoded by the coding sequence ATGAATCATTACGAAACAGTTTTTATTTCTACGCCCATACTCAGTAACGATGAGTATACAAGAACTGTTAAGAAGTATACAGACTTCTTAAAGGAAAACGGTGGAGAAGTATTACATCAAGAAGATTGGGGAATTAAGCAATTGGCTTATCCTATTCAAAAGAAAACTACAGGTTTTTACACTTTAATTGAGTTTAAACTAGACACTCAGTTAATTAGAAAACTAGAAACCGAATTTAAAAGAGATCAAAACATTATGCGTTTTCTTACTACTAAGTTTGACAAACACGCTGCTGATTACAGTGTAAAACGAAGAGAAAAGAAAGCTGGAACTAAAAAAGAGGAGGTATAA
- a CDS encoding TonB-dependent receptor translates to MNKNKYIAFFSLLLFSTIGFAQTVTIRGNIKDTKTNEPLIGVNIVEKDGQGTVTDFEGNYELILEGKDAYEVTYSYLGYKDIIKNFNNNQSNYTADINLEEEAILLGDEVVITGSLFEKKASEEVISIEVVKPDLIANVNPTRIDEALRRVSGLNVSDGQANIRAGSGWAYGVGSRVMFILDGQPILSPDRGDIKWNQLPLESVGQIEVLKGASSVLYGSSAMNGTIHLQTLKPTKTPITKFTAFQSFIAPPKRKVTKWWDFPIPSFGASFVRAHKLKDNFEYLVGGSFFLQNTPYEGGEEYLARVYYKTKWTSKKNDRLSYGVNGSLLYNREYEYFFWENENDGAYKAGADNDFNNIRVTVDPFLKAFDKKGNIHDLKTRTYYNQPSFNTTTLLENINYNFTKPFEKIGLNLILGTDNQMFFVRVPAFVGDDVKFGNLWAIFTQLDKKFGDKVTLSGGIRWEVYKYATEKGVIPPNSRFGINWKAGKNTNLRFNVGQAFRFPSFAERFVNEKVGDETITTTILDTTWSVNNDTAYIKETTTTQSRPLLRILPNPSLKPEYGWTSELGIQQKFGTKNKLYYGLFDFAFYWQEYHDMVEFSGSDSVTDALIALKAENISQARIAGWDMSLKNNFDINNKNKLSLNLGYTYAFPIELNAYSQSVGFDNSSIGGFIKNMFKHFVKPIDDANTYQLLKYRNRHLATFDIEYKYNNKLLIGFDVRYYSRFENFDIVFVGIPGVPNYISNFVNPRGNWVANARVFYTFKEKNTLGVIVKNLTNTEYWLRVGKLETPMNFTIQYRMEF, encoded by the coding sequence ATGAACAAGAATAAATATATTGCTTTCTTCAGTTTACTATTATTTTCTACAATTGGTTTTGCTCAAACAGTTACTATTAGAGGAAATATTAAAGATACTAAAACCAACGAACCACTAATTGGTGTAAATATTGTAGAAAAAGATGGGCAAGGAACAGTAACCGATTTTGAAGGTAATTATGAGTTAATCTTAGAAGGAAAAGATGCGTACGAAGTAACTTATTCTTATTTAGGATATAAAGACATCATTAAAAATTTTAACAATAATCAATCTAATTATACAGCAGATATTAATTTAGAAGAAGAAGCTATACTACTTGGAGATGAAGTAGTTATTACTGGTTCTCTATTTGAAAAAAAAGCTAGTGAAGAAGTTATTTCTATAGAAGTAGTAAAACCAGATTTAATTGCTAATGTAAATCCAACAAGAATAGATGAAGCTTTAAGAAGAGTTTCTGGTTTAAATGTATCTGATGGTCAAGCTAACATTCGTGCTGGTAGTGGTTGGGCTTATGGAGTAGGTTCTAGAGTGATGTTTATTTTAGATGGACAACCTATACTTTCACCAGACAGAGGTGATATAAAATGGAATCAATTACCACTTGAATCTGTTGGACAAATTGAAGTACTTAAAGGTGCTTCTTCTGTATTGTATGGTTCTTCTGCTATGAACGGTACTATACATCTTCAAACTTTAAAACCAACTAAAACACCAATTACAAAATTTACAGCTTTTCAATCATTTATAGCACCACCAAAAAGAAAAGTAACTAAGTGGTGGGATTTTCCAATTCCTTCTTTTGGTGCATCATTTGTAAGAGCTCATAAGCTAAAAGATAATTTTGAATACTTAGTAGGTGGTTCATTTTTCTTACAAAATACACCTTATGAGGGCGGCGAAGAATATTTGGCTAGAGTTTATTATAAAACAAAATGGACAAGCAAAAAAAATGATAGACTTTCTTATGGTGTAAATGGTAGTTTATTGTATAATAGAGAATATGAATATTTCTTTTGGGAAAATGAAAATGACGGTGCCTATAAAGCTGGAGCAGATAATGACTTTAACAATATAAGAGTTACTGTAGATCCTTTTTTAAAAGCATTTGATAAAAAAGGCAATATTCACGATTTAAAAACTAGAACTTATTACAATCAACCCTCATTTAACACCACTACGCTACTAGAAAATATAAATTATAACTTCACAAAACCTTTTGAAAAAATTGGTCTAAACTTAATTCTTGGAACAGATAATCAGATGTTTTTTGTAAGAGTGCCAGCATTTGTTGGAGATGATGTAAAATTTGGAAACCTTTGGGCTATATTTACTCAATTAGATAAAAAATTTGGTGATAAAGTCACATTATCGGGTGGTATTAGATGGGAAGTTTATAAATATGCAACTGAAAAAGGTGTAATTCCTCCAAATTCTAGATTTGGTATTAACTGGAAAGCAGGAAAAAATACTAATTTAAGATTTAATGTCGGTCAAGCATTTCGTTTTCCAAGTTTTGCAGAACGATTTGTAAATGAAAAAGTTGGAGATGAAACCATAACAACTACTATTTTAGATACTACTTGGTCTGTTAATAATGATACGGCATACATTAAAGAAACTACAACAACTCAAAGTAGACCTCTTTTACGAATTTTGCCAAATCCAAGTTTAAAACCAGAGTATGGTTGGACTTCTGAATTAGGTATCCAGCAAAAATTTGGCACTAAAAACAAATTATACTATGGCTTATTTGATTTTGCATTTTACTGGCAAGAATATCATGATATGGTAGAATTTAGTGGCTCTGATAGTGTAACAGATGCATTAATTGCATTAAAAGCAGAAAATATTTCTCAAGCTAGAATCGCAGGTTGGGATATGTCTTTAAAAAATAACTTTGATATTAACAATAAGAATAAACTTAGTTTAAATTTAGGGTATACTTATGCTTTTCCTATTGAACTAAATGCTTATTCTCAAAGCGTAGGGTTTGATAATAGTTCAATCGGTGGTTTTATAAAAAATATGTTCAAACATTTTGTAAAACCTATAGATGATGCAAATACTTATCAACTTTTAAAATATAGAAATAGACATTTGGCTACTTTTGATATCGAATATAAATATAATAATAAATTATTAATTGGATTTGATGTAAGATATTATAGTCGTTTTGAAAATTTTGATATAGTATTTGTAGGTATTCCTGGAGTGCCAAATTATATATCAAACTTTGTAAATCCAAGAGGAAATTGGGTGGCTAATGCTAGAGTATTCTATACTTTCAAGGAAAAAAACACTTTGGGTGTTATTGTTAAAAACCTTACCAATACAGAATATTGGTTAAGAGTTGGTAAACTAGAAACACCTATGAATTTTACCATTCAATATAGAATGGAATTCTAA
- the pnp gene encoding polyribonucleotide nucleotidyltransferase, with amino-acid sequence MIKFNTHSIELPYNQQHKVTIETGKLARQANGSVLLKCGNCMILATVCASPEAKPDAPFFPLMVDYQEKFASSGRIPGSFHRREGRLSEHEILISRLVDRAIRPLFPDNYMNDTQVLIYLISNDESVDPDSLAGLAASTALSISDIPFQEAISEVRIIKLGEEYIVNPSPAQQVEAKLNIILAGTHDNILMVEGEADECSEQDLIDAIKTGHQVIQAHCKAQVELRSLCGKEKMEVAEVEVNEALKQKIADFAENKIYEVAKNPTGKHERKAALKAIKEELLTTFTEEELEEQESLIGEYFAKLEKETIRNMVLNDRVRLDGRQTTEIRPISVEIDVLPSPHGSALFTRGETQSLTTVTLGSKQDEQMVDKAQALEFSDFMLHYNFPPFSTGEVKPMRGTSRREVGHGNLAMRSIKQILPSKENNPYTIRIVSDILESNGSSSMATVCAASLALMDTGVKVKRHVSGIAMGMISKGEKYAILSDILGDEDHLGDMDFKVTGTKNGICACQMDIKVDGLSYEVLTEALEQAKQGRLHILNIMDECINTPRSEYKTHVPRIEMITVHKDFIGAIIGPGGKVIQELQAKTNTTITIEEDKEKGIGLVYIMSNNAEGMQKAMDTIKGIIAVPEVGEVYDAKVVSIMPYGAFVEFLPGKQGLLHVSEIAHQRVEKVEDFLKEGEAIKVKLVEIDKKTGKFKLSKKALEPKAS; translated from the coding sequence ATGATAAAATTCAATACACATTCAATAGAATTACCATATAATCAACAACACAAAGTAACCATTGAAACAGGAAAACTAGCAAGACAAGCTAATGGAAGTGTGCTTTTAAAATGTGGTAATTGCATGATATTAGCAACAGTATGTGCTTCACCAGAAGCAAAACCAGATGCTCCATTTTTTCCTTTAATGGTAGATTATCAAGAAAAATTTGCTTCATCAGGTAGAATTCCAGGAAGTTTTCATAGAAGAGAAGGTCGTTTGTCAGAGCATGAAATATTAATTTCAAGATTAGTAGATAGAGCCATTCGTCCACTATTCCCAGATAATTATATGAATGATACGCAAGTATTAATCTATTTAATTTCTAATGATGAAAGTGTAGATCCAGATAGTTTAGCAGGTTTAGCAGCATCTACAGCATTAAGCATTTCAGATATACCTTTTCAAGAAGCTATTTCCGAAGTAAGAATTATAAAATTAGGCGAAGAGTATATCGTTAATCCATCTCCAGCTCAACAAGTAGAAGCTAAATTAAATATCATTTTAGCAGGAACGCACGATAATATTTTAATGGTAGAAGGAGAAGCTGATGAATGTTCTGAACAAGATTTAATTGATGCAATCAAAACTGGACACCAAGTTATTCAAGCACACTGTAAAGCTCAAGTAGAGTTGAGAAGTCTATGTGGAAAAGAGAAAATGGAAGTAGCAGAAGTGGAAGTAAATGAAGCATTAAAACAAAAAATAGCTGATTTTGCAGAAAATAAAATCTATGAAGTAGCTAAAAATCCAACAGGAAAACACGAAAGAAAAGCAGCTTTAAAAGCAATCAAAGAAGAGTTGCTAACAACATTTACCGAAGAAGAACTAGAAGAACAAGAAAGTTTAATTGGCGAATATTTTGCAAAACTAGAAAAAGAAACCATTAGAAATATGGTTTTAAATGATAGAGTGCGTTTAGATGGAAGACAAACTACCGAAATTCGACCTATTAGCGTAGAAATAGATGTATTACCATCACCACACGGTTCAGCACTATTCACTAGAGGCGAAACACAATCGCTAACTACAGTAACATTAGGTTCTAAGCAAGATGAGCAAATGGTAGACAAAGCTCAAGCATTAGAATTTAGCGATTTTATGCTACATTATAACTTTCCACCATTTTCTACTGGAGAAGTAAAACCAATGAGAGGTACTTCTAGAAGAGAAGTTGGACATGGAAACTTAGCAATGAGAAGTATCAAGCAAATATTGCCAAGCAAAGAAAACAATCCATATACAATTAGAATAGTATCTGATATTTTAGAATCTAATGGTTCTTCATCAATGGCTACTGTTTGTGCTGCGTCATTGGCTTTAATGGATACAGGCGTTAAGGTTAAAAGACATGTTTCTGGTATTGCAATGGGTATGATTTCTAAAGGAGAAAAATATGCTATATTATCTGATATTTTAGGAGATGAAGATCATTTAGGAGATATGGACTTTAAAGTTACAGGTACTAAAAATGGTATTTGTGCTTGTCAAATGGATATTAAAGTAGATGGTTTATCATACGAGGTTTTGACTGAAGCTTTAGAGCAAGCAAAACAAGGTAGATTACACATCTTAAATATCATGGACGAATGTATTAATACACCAAGAAGTGAGTACAAAACGCATGTGCCAAGAATTGAAATGATTACAGTGCATAAAGACTTTATTGGTGCAATTATTGGTCCTGGAGGAAAAGTAATTCAAGAATTACAAGCCAAAACAAATACTACAATAACTATCGAAGAAGATAAAGAAAAAGGTATTGGCTTAGTATATATTATGTCGAATAATGCAGAAGGAATGCAAAAAGCAATGGATACGATTAAAGGTATTATTGCAGTTCCAGAAGTAGGTGAAGTGTATGATGCTAAAGTAGTCTCAATAATGCCATATGGTGCATTTGTAGAATTTTTACCAGGAAAACAAGGACTATTACATGTTTCTGAAATTGCACATCAAAGAGTAGAGAAAGTAGAAGACTTTTTGAAAGAAGGAGAAGCAATTAAAGTAAAACTAGTAGAAATTGACAAGAAAACGGGTAAGTTTAAACTAAGTAAAAAAGCACTAGAGCCAAAAGCATCTTAA
- a CDS encoding 30S ribosomal protein S18 has product MATRDEIKFLNAPKIGKQEKKYCRFKKMGIKYIDYKDPDFLLRFVNEQGKILPRRITGNSLKYQRKVSQAIKKARHLALLPYVTDLLK; this is encoded by the coding sequence ATGGCAACAAGAGACGAAATTAAATTCTTAAATGCTCCAAAAATTGGAAAGCAAGAGAAAAAATACTGCCGTTTTAAAAAAATGGGAATCAAGTATATCGATTATAAAGATCCTGATTTTTTACTACGATTTGTAAATGAACAAGGTAAAATTTTACCAAGAAGAATTACAGGAAACTCTTTAAAATATCAAAGAAAAGTTTCTCAAGCTATAAAAAAGGCACGCCATTTAGCATTATTGCCTTATGTTACTGACCTTTTAAAATAA
- a CDS encoding 50S ribosomal protein L9 → MEVILLQDVDNLGVKYDLVSVKPGYGRNFLIPQGLAKVANTSNKKHLEEVLRQRSAKIAKLTEEMTALANKLAETKIKVGAKAGTSGKLFGSVTNIQIAEAIKNQLEVDIDRKKIRIQGEVKSVGDYKAVVSVYKEISTEIDFEVVAE, encoded by the coding sequence ATGGAAGTTATATTATTACAAGATGTAGATAATTTAGGAGTTAAGTACGACTTGGTTTCTGTTAAACCAGGTTATGGCAGAAACTTTTTAATTCCTCAAGGATTGGCTAAAGTAGCTAATACATCAAATAAAAAACATTTAGAAGAAGTTTTAAGACAAAGATCAGCTAAAATTGCTAAGCTTACAGAAGAAATGACTGCTCTAGCAAATAAATTAGCAGAAACTAAAATAAAAGTAGGTGCTAAAGCTGGTACTTCTGGTAAATTGTTTGGTAGTGTTACCAATATTCAAATTGCAGAAGCAATCAAAAATCAATTAGAAGTAGATATCGACAGAAAGAAAATTAGAATTCAAGGAGAAGTAAAATCTGTTGGAGATTATAAAGCAGTAGTAAGCGTTTATAAAGAAATTTCTACAGAGATAGATTTTGAAGTAGTAGCAGAATAA
- the rpsO gene encoding 30S ribosomal protein S15 has product MSLTKEKKIEIFTEFGGTAANTGSVESQVALITHRINHISNHLKTNRKDFSSTRSLYKLVGQRKKLLKYLANKDINQYRTLIEKLNLRK; this is encoded by the coding sequence ATGAGCTTAACAAAAGAAAAGAAAATTGAAATTTTTACAGAGTTTGGTGGAACAGCTGCCAATACAGGTTCAGTAGAATCACAAGTGGCTTTAATTACACACAGAATTAACCACATCTCTAACCACTTAAAAACAAACAGAAAGGATTTTTCCTCTACGCGTTCATTATATAAGTTAGTTGGTCAAAGAAAAAAATTATTAAAATATTTGGCTAACAAAGATATTAACCAATACAGAACTCTCATTGAGAAATTAAACTTAAGAAAGTAA
- a CDS encoding TonB-dependent receptor, giving the protein MKSILFSLMLFFFGALISNAQNGIIKGKITDAKSGEELIGVNISVKGSLEGATSDIEGNYEIELPAGSYTIIYSYVGYTDKEEAITVTENQTITKDIQLSESLSLLDEVVVTSSKFERRVGEETVSIDVIKPEVLAKQNMNTVDDALKRSPGVTVVDGQANIRGGSGYSYGAGTRVLLLMDDLPALQADAGFPSWSSLPVENIGQIEIIKGAASALYGSSAMNGIINLRTAYPTSEPYAKFSVFGSVIDNPNQKEKIGVFDTTTHEFTGEIIETKVNKNWWELDSITLQGSEVAGLFPVPEIRLKNDFRRRPYSFGFSWAYREKITKSKKLDFIFSGQLYKEQKHNWGANETRGRFNINTNYHVNEKIQIGVNTNILGAKSQTFFLWGGSGIDKYIPGAVTGIPTESRSFRITIDPYFKFADSKGNSHKILTRYYRTDIDNSNNQDNASDYYYGQYQYQRNFSKINFVLTTGFVGSYTKSVSELFGNTNHTGFNLAGFFQLSKKFWDRVGIDYGFRFESNRIDNDKIETKPVSRVGINVEAAKYTFIRASFGQGYRFPAIAEKFISTPLSESFGIYPNPNLTSETGLTAELGIKQGIKLGRDFNAYIDVAGFYQQYTDMIEFNLGVYNNEALGFFAKNIGNTRIYGTEVTLMGEGKLFNKFPTTLVTGYTFTVPQYRNYNEAEQYSDVVDYNVLKYRFRHQVQAQWDISFGLFDFGATLQYYSAMENWDGIFGEVLPSLYAYKYSQYRNNWASKKPQRQSKGEVVLDLRAAVNFGENDKFRFSFLVKNVTNNEYTLRPALVEAPRNYGFRFDATFK; this is encoded by the coding sequence ATGAAATCAATCTTATTTAGTTTAATGCTATTCTTTTTTGGAGCATTAATTTCAAATGCACAAAATGGAATTATCAAAGGTAAAATTACTGATGCCAAATCTGGAGAAGAATTAATTGGCGTCAATATTTCTGTAAAAGGATCATTAGAAGGTGCCACTTCTGATATTGAGGGTAATTACGAAATAGAACTTCCTGCTGGTAGTTATACTATTATCTATAGTTATGTTGGTTATACTGATAAAGAAGAAGCCATTACCGTAACAGAAAATCAAACTATTACAAAAGACATTCAATTAAGTGAAAGTTTGAGTTTATTAGACGAAGTAGTAGTTACCAGTAGTAAATTTGAAAGAAGAGTGGGCGAAGAAACAGTATCTATAGATGTAATTAAACCAGAAGTATTAGCCAAACAAAATATGAACACTGTTGATGATGCCTTAAAAAGAAGTCCAGGTGTAACAGTAGTTGACGGACAAGCAAATATTAGAGGTGGTTCTGGTTATTCTTATGGTGCTGGTACAAGAGTATTATTGTTAATGGATGATTTACCTGCACTACAAGCAGATGCAGGATTTCCTTCTTGGTCATCATTACCTGTAGAAAATATTGGTCAAATAGAAATTATTAAAGGAGCTGCTTCTGCATTATATGGTTCTTCTGCTATGAACGGAATTATCAATTTAAGAACAGCTTATCCAACATCAGAGCCATATGCTAAGTTTTCAGTTTTCGGTTCCGTTATAGACAATCCAAATCAAAAAGAAAAAATTGGCGTTTTTGATACTACAACTCACGAATTTACAGGAGAAATAATTGAAACCAAAGTAAACAAAAACTGGTGGGAATTAGACAGTATTACACTTCAAGGTTCAGAGGTTGCAGGTTTATTTCCTGTTCCTGAAATAAGATTAAAAAATGACTTTAGAAGAAGACCTTATTCTTTTGGTTTTTCTTGGGCGTATAGAGAAAAAATTACTAAATCTAAAAAATTAGATTTTATTTTTAGTGGTCAATTATATAAAGAACAAAAACACAATTGGGGTGCTAACGAAACAAGAGGTAGATTTAATATCAATACCAATTATCATGTTAACGAAAAAATACAAATTGGTGTAAATACCAATATTTTAGGTGCTAAAAGTCAAACTTTCTTTTTATGGGGAGGTTCTGGTATAGACAAATATATTCCTGGTGCCGTAACTGGAATTCCTACAGAATCAAGATCTTTTAGAATTACTATAGATCCTTACTTTAAATTTGCTGATAGCAAAGGTAATTCACACAAAATTTTAACAAGATATTACAGAACAGATATTGATAATTCTAACAACCAAGATAATGCTTCTGACTACTACTATGGCCAATATCAATACCAAAGAAATTTTTCTAAAATAAACTTTGTACTAACTACAGGTTTTGTAGGTAGCTATACAAAATCGGTTTCAGAGCTTTTTGGAAATACCAATCATACTGGATTTAATTTAGCAGGATTTTTTCAATTAAGTAAAAAGTTTTGGGATAGAGTGGGCATAGACTATGGTTTTAGATTTGAATCTAACAGAATTGACAATGATAAAATAGAAACTAAACCAGTATCAAGAGTTGGTATCAATGTAGAAGCTGCTAAATATACATTTATAAGAGCTTCATTTGGACAAGGCTATCGTTTTCCTGCTATTGCAGAGAAATTTATCTCTACACCTTTAAGTGAATCTTTTGGTATCTATCCAAATCCAAACTTAACTTCAGAAACTGGTTTAACAGCAGAATTGGGTATTAAGCAAGGCATTAAATTAGGTAGAGATTTTAATGCATATATAGATGTTGCAGGTTTTTACCAACAATATACTGATATGATTGAATTTAATTTAGGTGTTTATAATAATGAAGCATTAGGTTTCTTTGCCAAAAACATTGGCAACACTAGAATTTATGGTACTGAAGTTACATTAATGGGCGAAGGCAAATTATTTAATAAATTTCCAACTACATTAGTTACAGGATATACATTTACAGTGCCTCAATATAGAAACTATAATGAGGCAGAACAATATAGTGATGTTGTAGATTATAATGTATTGAAATATCGTTTCCGTCATCAAGTACAAGCACAATGGGATATTAGTTTTGGTTTGTTTGATTTTGGTGCTACACTACAGTATTATAGTGCTATGGAAAACTGGGATGGCATTTTTGGGGAAGTACTACCAAGCTTATATGCTTATAAATATAGTCAATACAGAAATAATTGGGCAAGTAAAAAACCACAGAGACAATCTAAAGGAGAAGTGGTTTTAGATTTAAGAGCTGCTGTTAACTTTGGCGAAAACGATAAATTTAGATTTTCTTTTTTAGTAAAAAATGTTACCAATAACGAATATACCTTGCGTCCAGCTCTTGTAGAAGCTCCAAGAAACTATGGATTTAGATTCGACGCTACTTTTAAATAA